A region of the Gammaproteobacteria bacterium genome:
AAGGAATACCCTATTGCGAAAAAGCAATTGAGATTAACCCCAATCATAGCTGGTCATATTTTATACTCTCTAAAATTTATGAACGTAAAGGTGACCCCACCATAGCAGCTCAATATATGGAAAAATATGATTCATTCGTACAGTAGCTATCAAATACTATTGCAACACTGCCCAAGCCACTTCGCATTCACCCAATTTCGTTGAAAACTGTGCAGAGTTATCTGTAATCATGACGGAAAATTCCATGGTGCGTTCGACCAACTTCGCCAATAATTGTATGTCTTGCCATTGAAAACGGTAGACGGACACCGGCAACTGTTTAAACTTCACCTGATTCTGGCCCCACCAGACATCTGATTTCGAATTAAAACTGTAAACCTTTACTATTGATGCAAGACGCGTGGCTTTTTTAATTCTAGCTACAGCAGGCTCGCCGAGATCAAGCCATAGAATTAGTTGGCCATCCAAAGAACGCAGCCAAATATCCGGTTCTTCCGCTTCATCAAGCCCTTTAGTAAAGGCCAGATTCTCCTCAGCATTGATACAATAAGCCAATACGCGCGCCATCATGCGTTCTAACGTTTCAGAAGGATGCTGAGCAATGGTTAAATTAAGCGTATCGTAATAATTTCTATCCAGGTCCGATAAAGAAATTCTTAATTTATAAATTGTTGGTTTTAAAGCCACAGGATCATCTTTCCAAGATATTATTTTTATTGTTCACAGTTCAGTATTACTCGGTAATCTTGCCACGCAATAGTTTGGTTTTTCCGCGCCTTACTTTACTGTCCAATCGCCGCTTTTTCGCGCTGCGCGTGGGCTTGGTCGGCCGTCTTGTCTTCTGTACCACCATAACGCCTGTAATTAATTCTTTTAGCCTTGCCAGTGCATCATCACGATTTTTCTCCTGTGTTCGAAATTTCTGTGCCTTAATGACAATAGTACCTTCGTTACTAATGCGCCTATCACGCAAGCTTAATAAGCGCTGCTTACACACATCGGGCAAAGAGGATGCTTTAATATCAAAACGTAGGTGAATCGCCGATGAGACCTTATTAACATTTTGCCCACCAGCACCTTGCGCACGAATCGCTGAAAGTTCAACGTCAGAGTCTGACAAAGCAATATTTTCGGAAATGTACAACACAAGGTTTACCTAGTGAATTAATCATTGGAGGATTAATCATTGCATTGTAACAGCGCCGTACACAAGCAATGGCAGCCATAATGGCAATCAAATGAAATAAACTATTACCTTCTGCTGGTTTTACCATTATAATCACGCTCTTAAAATTCCCGTGTCAGCAAATCTCAGCCTGTCAGCCCCTCTACTACTGATATTAGGCTTAAATACTGGCTCCCAGCCTTTCAGTCCTTTAGGAAACCCACCTTGATCACCACAGCAAATATCACCATGCAGTTTGGTGCCAAACCCCTGTTTGAAGACATTTCGGTTAAATTTGGCGGCGGCAACCGTTATGGCCTCATTGGCGCTAACGGCTGCGGTAAATCTACGTTCATGAAAATATTGGGTGGCGAACTCGACCCGACAGCGGGTAATTTTTCCATTGACACCAACGAACGGCTTGGCAAATTACGCCAAGACCAGTTCGCTTACGAAGACTGTAGCGTGCTCGACACTGTCATTATGGGGCATGAAGAGTTATGGGCGATAAAACAAGAGCGTGATCGCATCTACTCACTTGCAGAAATGAGTGAAGCAGAAGGCATGCAAGTCGCCGAACTTGAAGTCCAATTCGCCGAGATGGATGGTTACACCGCCGAATCTCGCGCTGGCGAATTATTGCTTGGTCTGGATATCCCACTACAACAACATAACGGCTCCATGAGCGCCGTTGCACCGGGCTGGAAATTACGTGTCTTACTGGCACAAGCCTTGTTCTCTGATCCTGATATTTTGTTGCTCGATGAACCAACTAACAACCTCGACATTAATACCATTCGCTGGTTAGAAGACATATTAAACAGCCGTAAAAGCACCATGGTTATTATTTCGCATGATCGACATTTCTTAAACAGCGTTTGCACGCATATGGCTGACCTTGATTATGGCGAATTAAGAATTTATCCCGGCAATTATGATGAATACATGACGGCCTCAACGCAAGTCAGAGAGCAAATGCTCAATAATAATGCTAAAAAACAAGCGCAAATTTCAGAATTGCAAAATTTTGTTAGTCGCTTCTCTGCCAACGCATCCAAAGCAAAACAAGCCACTTCTCGCGCTAAGCAGATTGAAAAAATCAAACTAGAAGACGTTAAACCATCAAGCCGGATGAATCCTTTTATACGCTTTCAGCAAGATAAAAAACTCTATCGTTTAGCTTTAGAAGTACAAAGTTTAAGTAAATATTTTGATGACCTGGAACTCTTTAACCAACTCGACTTAACAGTTGAAGTCGGCGAACGCATTGCAATTATTGGTGCCAATGGAGTGGGTAAAACAACCCTACTTCGTTGCCTCACCAACGATTTGAGTTTAGACGGTGGCACCATAAAATGGTCAGAAAATGCCAATATTGGTTATTATGCGCAAGACCATACGGCAGATTTTGCAACTGATATGACCTTGGTCGAGTGGATGAGCCAGTGGGGTCAAGAAGGCGACGACGATCAAGCGATTCGTGGCACCCTCGGACGCATGCTATTTTCGCGCGATGACATCGAAAAGTCAGTGAAAGTCATTTCCGGTGGCGAACAAGGCCGTATGCTATTTGGTAAGCTTATGCTACAAAACCCTAATATCATGCTAATGGATGAACCGACTAATCACCTTGACATGGAATCTATTGAGTCGCTCAACCTGGCCTTGGAAAACTACAATGGTACGTTACTTTTTGTTAGCCACGATCGTGAGTTTGTTTCATCCCTGGCCACGCGCATCATTGAAATAACAGCCAACGGTGTAGTCGACTTTAATGGCTCTTACGACGAATATTTGCGTAGCCAGGGTGTTGAGTTAGTCAATCGGAAAGCCAGTTAAGAGTTACAAGGATTTAAAAATTGTGGCAACACTTGCCCCTTGATTCTGAAGTTCTATTTGATACATTTATTCTTTTGTCACCAAAGCAATTCTTATCGCATCTAATCTTAACTGCGCACCTTGCAGGTGTTTTTCCAATTCCTGTTGCGCTTGCTTTGCATAAGCAATCTCTTCACTACGAATGTTTGCATTGACTTGAGACAAGGCTTGCAAGCGCTGTAAAACAGCGTCTTGTTCCTCTTGCATTTTGTCTAACGCTTGTCCAACTATGCTTTTCATATCAACGCTAGCTAATGTCTCAGCATGAGTAATCATAGCGCTAATTTGTGGTCTGGCATGGTTTACCAAGTCCTGAGCATGACGTTTATGAACCTTACGCCCTAGCTGATTGAAATGCGTGTGCATCAACACTTTACTCAAATCAGTATGATCACTGTTAACCACAACTCTTACCATACTTAATGGCAAATAGCGTTCTATCTGTAAATGTTTAGGCGCCGGGCAATGGACAATGAAAAGGGCTTCTAACATCAGCGTGCCTTCTTTTAGTGATGGCAACTTTAATGTGCAAAAAGCTGTATTACCAAAATCACCGCTAAGCACCATGTCCATAGCACCCGTCACCATTGGGTGCTCCCAACTCAAAAATTGAATGTCTTCACGGGATAAGGCAATTTCACGGGAAAACGTTGCGGTTAATCCTTCTTCTGGTAAACCAGGGAAATGGTGATGCAACATATGCTCACCAGGCCGCAGTATGGTGCTCGCGGCACTGTGGTGTTCCTGCTCTACGCCAAATTGATCAAATATATTCTCCATGTAATGAGCCAATTCCTGGCGGCGCTCTTCTTCCACTATACCGTCGACAATGTCATCTGCTCGCTGATGATTGTAGGAACTCAGCTCTAACAAACGATCCCTACCTTGCTGCAAGGCTTTAAGCGTCGTAGCCGTCTTGATTTGCGTGTCCGCCAATAATTTTTCCAACCCTTGTTCATCATCTGGTTGCTGCATGCAATCCATCAGTGACTGTTCAAACTCGTTGAATAACGCCAAGCCTGCTGGACAGGTACGCTCAAACGCATTAATGCCCTGGTGATACCAGCGCAATAACACCTGCTGCGCATGGCCTTGATAGAACGGCACATGAAGTTCAACGATATGTCGTTGACCGATACGGTCCAAACGCCCTATTCGTTGCTCTAGCAAATCAGGATTAAGCGGCAGATCAAATAACACCAAGTGATGAGAAAATTGAAAATTTCGCCCTTCACTGCCTATCTCAGAACAGATTAATACCTGTGCGCCCTCTTCATCATCAGCGAAGTAAGCCGCTGCACGGTCTCTTGCTACCAGAGATAAACCTTCGTGAAATACTGCGGACTGAATACCCACACGCAAGCGTAAAAATTTCTCTAGCTCCAATGCCGTATCAGCACGAGCACAAATAATTAATATCTTGTCATCTCGGTGTTCTTTTAACCACGTCACCAACCATTCAACACGACTATCTTCGGAGACCCAATCGCCGCCTAGCACTAATTCTGGCGCAAGTAACGCTGCAATATCGCTACTGTTTACAGAGCTTTTATAACGATCAGGGGCAGCTAAAGGATATTGGTGTAATCGCCGTTCAGAGAACCCCGGCACAGAAGAACGGGTATTACGAAACAAGACCCGGCCGGTACCATGGCGATCGAGTAAATCGTTAATCAAATTTTTAATGACTTTAGCAAGAGTCTCTGCGTTTTCCGGCACACCATTTATTAATGATTGTGTTAACACGCTAATTTTATTGGCCACCTCATCACCTAAATAACCACGCAGTTGCTCAACGAGCGCTTGGTCTTTAAGGCGATCAAAGACATCATCTGCCAATAACACTTGTACCAAAGTATTAACGGGTTGATGGTTTTTTTCTTCTTCAATAAATGCGGCCACATCGTAATAACGATCCGGGTCAAGTAAACGTAATCGCGCGAAATGACTTTCAACCCCTAACTGTTCGGGTGTTGCGGTAAGCAATAACAAACCTCTGGCCTCATTTGCTAACGCCTCTATGCAACGATATGCAGGGCTAGCTTCTTGCTCACTCCATTGTAAATGGTGCGCTTCATCAACTATGAGTAAATCCCAATCCGCTGCCACGGCTTGAGCATGTCGCTGTGGGTTTTCCACTAAAAATGATAGGGTGCACAATACCAATTGCGCACTATCAAATGGATTAAGACTTTCCATCTGTGGCGACTCTGGCGCTGGCTCTAAATCAGCCTCCTCACCAAAAAATGTACTCTCCTGGCCTGCATCGACTTCTTCTAAACCCTGGCAACGTTCTTCATCGAGAATAGTAAAAAATAAATTAAATTTTCGGAGCATCTCCACTAGCCACTGATGCAACAAACTATCGGGAACGACAATTAACACTCGATTGGCACGACCGCTCATTAACTGCTGATGTAAAATTAAACCCGCTTCAATCGTTTTCCCCAAGCCCACTTCGTCGGCGAGCAATAGACGAGGGGCATAACGATTAGTCGCTTCACTGGCGATATATAGTTGGTGAGGTAATAACTGTACGCG
Encoded here:
- the rapA gene encoding RNA polymerase-associated protein RapA yields the protein MSVASFVLGQRWVSNTEAELGLGIVVDSTNRRVEISFPAAGERRTYAIDNAPISRVYYVKGEEIETEDQQLLVVTEVIENKGCLIYQCVDADANLVVIPELELNSAIQFSKPQDRLFAGQINKSKAFQLRYETLEHIRRLQQSSARGLLGPRVQLLPHQLYIASEATNRYAPRLLLADEVGLGKTIEAGLILHQQLMSGRANRVLIVVPDSLLHQWLVEMLRKFNLFFTILDEERCQGLEEVDAGQESTFFGEEADLEPAPESPQMESLNPFDSAQLVLCTLSFLVENPQRHAQAVAADWDLLIVDEAHHLQWSEQEASPAYRCIEALANEARGLLLLTATPEQLGVESHFARLRLLDPDRYYDVAAFIEEEKNHQPVNTLVQVLLADDVFDRLKDQALVEQLRGYLGDEVANKISVLTQSLINGVPENAETLAKVIKNLINDLLDRHGTGRVLFRNTRSSVPGFSERRLHQYPLAAPDRYKSSVNSSDIAALLAPELVLGGDWVSEDSRVEWLVTWLKEHRDDKILIICARADTALELEKFLRLRVGIQSAVFHEGLSLVARDRAAAYFADDEEGAQVLICSEIGSEGRNFQFSHHLVLFDLPLNPDLLEQRIGRLDRIGQRHIVELHVPFYQGHAQQVLLRWYHQGINAFERTCPAGLALFNEFEQSLMDCMQQPDDEQGLEKLLADTQIKTATTLKALQQGRDRLLELSSYNHQRADDIVDGIVEEERRQELAHYMENIFDQFGVEQEHHSAASTILRPGEHMLHHHFPGLPEEGLTATFSREIALSREDIQFLSWEHPMVTGAMDMVLSGDFGNTAFCTLKLPSLKEGTLMLEALFIVHCPAPKHLQIERYLPLSMVRVVVNSDHTDLSKVLMHTHFNQLGRKVHKRHAQDLVNHARPQISAMITHAETLASVDMKSIVGQALDKMQEEQDAVLQRLQALSQVNANIRSEEIAYAKQAQQELEKHLQGAQLRLDAIRIALVTKE
- the arfB gene encoding aminoacyl-tRNA hydrolase — protein: MLYISENIALSDSDVELSAIRAQGAGGQNVNKVSSAIHLRFDIKASSLPDVCKQRLLSLRDRRISNEGTIVIKAQKFRTQEKNRDDALARLKELITGVMVVQKTRRPTKPTRSAKKRRLDSKVRRGKTKLLRGKITE
- a CDS encoding ABC-F family ATPase, whose protein sequence is MITTANITMQFGAKPLFEDISVKFGGGNRYGLIGANGCGKSTFMKILGGELDPTAGNFSIDTNERLGKLRQDQFAYEDCSVLDTVIMGHEELWAIKQERDRIYSLAEMSEAEGMQVAELEVQFAEMDGYTAESRAGELLLGLDIPLQQHNGSMSAVAPGWKLRVLLAQALFSDPDILLLDEPTNNLDINTIRWLEDILNSRKSTMVIISHDRHFLNSVCTHMADLDYGELRIYPGNYDEYMTASTQVREQMLNNNAKKQAQISELQNFVSRFSANASKAKQATSRAKQIEKIKLEDVKPSSRMNPFIRFQQDKKLYRLALEVQSLSKYFDDLELFNQLDLTVEVGERIAIIGANGVGKTTLLRCLTNDLSLDGGTIKWSENANIGYYAQDHTADFATDMTLVEWMSQWGQEGDDDQAIRGTLGRMLFSRDDIEKSVKVISGGEQGRMLFGKLMLQNPNIMLMDEPTNHLDMESIESLNLALENYNGTLLFVSHDREFVSSLATRIIEITANGVVDFNGSYDEYLRSQGVELVNRKAS
- a CDS encoding YaeQ family protein, coding for MALKPTIYKLRISLSDLDRNYYDTLNLTIAQHPSETLERMMARVLAYCINAEENLAFTKGLDEAEEPDIWLRSLDGQLILWLDLGEPAVARIKKATRLASIVKVYSFNSKSDVWWGQNQVKFKQLPVSVYRFQWQDIQLLAKLVERTMEFSVMITDNSAQFSTKLGECEVAWAVLQ